A region from the Osmerus eperlanus chromosome 11, fOsmEpe2.1, whole genome shotgun sequence genome encodes:
- the yif1b gene encoding protein YIF1B: MDYTPTQSGFKQQPKMRQRNTVEGPDPMFEDTSAAPGRGPGLAAQPGGYRGQEAGPGAGGFPGQTLLSDPMSNLAMAYGSSLASQGREIVDKNLDRFLPVSRLKYYFAVDTVYVGKKLGLLVFPYMHQNWEVSYQQDTPVAPRFDINAPDLYIPAMGFITYVLVAGLALGTQNRFSPEILGMQASSALVWLIMEVLAVLLSLYLVTVNTDLTTIDLVAFSGYKYVGMIVGVVAGLLFGRTGYYLTLLWCCVSIFVFMIRTLRLKLLSEAAAEGVLVRGARNQLRMYLTMSIAGAQPIFMYWLTYHLVR, translated from the exons ATGGATTACACGCCAACACAAAGTGGGTTCAAACAGC aGCCTAAGATGAGACAGAGGAACACTGTGGAGGGCCCAGACCCCATGTTTGAGGACACCAGTGCAGCACCAGGCCGAGGCCCAGGACTGGCAGCCCAGCCTGGGGGATACAGGGGCCAggaggctgggcctggagccGGTGGCTTTCCTGGGCAGACCCTGCTGTCAGACCCCATGTCTAACCTTGCCATGGCCTACGGCAGCAGTCTGGCCAGCCAGGGAAGAGAGATCGTGGACAAGAAC ctGGACCGCTTCCTCCCTGTGTCCAGGCTGAAGTACTACTTTGCGGTGGACACCGTCTACGTGGGCAAGAAGCTGGGCCTGCTCGTCTTCCCCTACATGCACCAG AACTGGGAGGTGAGCTACCAGCAGGACACCCCTGTAGCCCCGAGGTTTGACATCAACGCCCCTGACCTCTACATCCCAG CTATGGGATTTATCACCTACGTGCTGGTGGCTGGCTTGGCTCTTGGAACTCAGAACAG gttctCTCCAGAGATCCTGGGCATGCAGGCCAGCTCAGCCCTGGTGTGGCTCATCATGGAGGTGCTGGCCGTCCTGCTCAGCCTCTACCTGGTCACCGTCAACACAGACCTCACCACCATCGACCTGGTGGCCTTCTCTGGATACAAATACGtcgg gaTGATCGTGGGCGTGGTGGCGGGCCTGCTGTTCGGCCGGACAGGATATTACCTCACGCTGCTCTGGTGCTGCGTCTCCATCTTCGTCTTCATG atCCGTACGTTGCGTCTGAAGCTCCTGTCAGAGGCAGCAGCTGAAGGTGTTCTGGTCCGAGGAGCCCGGAACCAGCTGAGGATGTACCTTACCATGTCTATAGCCGGAGCCCAGCCCATCTTCATGTACTGGCTCACTTACCACCTGGTCCGGTAG